A part of Synechococcus sp. KORDI-49 genomic DNA contains:
- a CDS encoding trypsin-like peptidase domain-containing protein, translating into MAQAAPASAALSRESFVAAAVKRSGAAVVTLETARTVRSPGVSGLPRGLMADPMFRHFFGIPGTATPRSRVQRGQGSGVIFDAEGLLLTNAHVVEGADTLSVGLSDGRRVSGRVVGKDTLTDLAVVRLEGKGPWPTATLGNSDQLNVGDWAIAVGNPFGLENTVTLGIISNLNRNVSQLGISGKRLDLIQTDAAINPGNSGGPLLNADGEVVGINTLVRSGPGAGLGFAIPINRAQAIARELVKSGRVQHPMVGIGLSPVPSPNPGAAVPPGAVIRSVQPGGPADKAGLKVDDVIISIDGRTMKGPAAVVSAIESRGVGERLRITVRRGEDEVTLEVTPVDLSTLQPA; encoded by the coding sequence ATGGCTCAGGCCGCACCGGCCTCGGCGGCGCTTTCACGGGAATCCTTCGTGGCGGCGGCCGTGAAGCGCAGTGGAGCGGCCGTGGTGACCCTGGAGACCGCCCGCACCGTGCGCAGTCCGGGGGTGTCCGGCCTGCCTCGCGGACTGATGGCGGATCCCATGTTCCGTCATTTCTTCGGAATACCCGGTACGGCGACGCCCCGTTCACGCGTGCAGCGCGGCCAGGGCAGCGGGGTGATCTTCGATGCGGAGGGATTGCTGCTCACCAACGCCCATGTGGTGGAGGGTGCCGACACCCTCAGCGTGGGGCTCTCCGACGGCCGCCGGGTGTCCGGCCGGGTGGTCGGCAAGGACACGCTCACCGACCTGGCGGTCGTGCGTCTTGAAGGCAAGGGGCCCTGGCCCACCGCGACGCTGGGGAATTCCGATCAGCTCAATGTCGGCGACTGGGCCATCGCGGTGGGCAACCCCTTCGGTCTTGAGAACACCGTCACCCTCGGCATCATCAGCAATCTGAACCGCAACGTCTCCCAGCTGGGGATCTCAGGCAAGCGGCTGGATCTGATCCAGACCGATGCTGCCATCAACCCCGGAAATTCCGGCGGCCCCCTTCTCAATGCCGATGGGGAGGTCGTCGGGATCAACACCTTGGTGCGCTCCGGCCCCGGAGCCGGTCTCGGATTCGCGATCCCGATCAACCGGGCTCAGGCGATCGCCCGTGAGCTGGTGAAGTCCGGTCGGGTCCAGCATCCGATGGTGGGTATCGGTCTCTCGCCGGTCCCGTCCCCCAATCCTGGCGCTGCCGTGCCTCCCGGGGCTGTGATCCGTTCGGTGCAACCCGGAGGTCCGGCAGACAAGGCCGGCCTGAAGGTGGACGACGTGATCATCTCCATCGATGGCCGCACCATGAAGGGCCCGGCTGCCGTGGTCAGCGCCATCGAAAGCCGTGGAGTCGGGGAGCGGCTGCGCATCACGGTGCGACGCGGAGAGGACGAGGTGACGCTCGAGGTCACACCGGTCGACCTCTCCACACTTCAGCCGGCCTGA
- the xseA gene encoding exodeoxyribonuclease VII large subunit, translating into MSADRIPTYSVGELNAAVGSLLERGFAPRFLVEASVSRPQLKKGHLWLTLTDGDASITGVVWASRLKQLSHHPQDGDGVTVVGKLNFWIARASLSVQVLDIRPSLTTVLRQFEQVRDRLLEEGVIDPARRRPLPLRPAVVVILTSVPSSALADMLRTARERWPMTRLLLVPIPVQGAVAERIRGVLSALAMRHEHLQLEALVLARGGGSREDLAVFDDEGLCRDLAVFPVPVITGLGHEDDLTVADLVADHRAATPTAAIVALLPDRQTVERDLQRRRERLRDLPSWRLARERQRLLDRRRRLEQQAPTARLPRLRQELQQKRLLLQALSPERWLQRGLALVNDASGAAVTGISDVQPGDRLTVQLRDGLLDTRVDAIRPASDASTP; encoded by the coding sequence TTGAGCGCTGATCGGATTCCGACCTATTCGGTCGGTGAACTGAATGCCGCCGTCGGCAGCCTGCTGGAACGCGGATTCGCCCCCCGCTTCCTGGTCGAGGCAAGCGTCTCGAGACCGCAGCTGAAAAAGGGGCATCTGTGGCTCACCCTGACTGACGGTGACGCGAGCATCACCGGTGTGGTCTGGGCCTCCCGCCTCAAGCAGCTGAGCCATCATCCGCAGGACGGTGACGGCGTCACCGTGGTGGGCAAGCTCAATTTCTGGATCGCCCGCGCCAGCCTGTCGGTGCAGGTGCTGGACATCAGGCCCAGCCTCACCACCGTGCTGCGTCAGTTCGAGCAGGTGCGAGACCGGCTGCTCGAGGAAGGGGTGATCGATCCTGCCCGTCGACGCCCCTTGCCGCTGCGACCTGCCGTGGTGGTCATCCTCACCAGCGTGCCCAGTTCCGCGCTGGCGGACATGCTGCGAACGGCTCGGGAACGCTGGCCGATGACCCGGCTGCTGCTGGTGCCGATTCCCGTTCAGGGAGCGGTGGCTGAACGCATTCGTGGCGTGCTCTCCGCACTCGCGATGCGTCACGAACATCTGCAACTGGAAGCTCTTGTGCTCGCCAGGGGCGGAGGCAGTCGCGAGGATCTGGCGGTCTTCGACGACGAAGGGCTCTGCAGGGATCTGGCGGTCTTTCCCGTGCCGGTGATCACCGGCCTCGGCCACGAGGATGACCTCACGGTGGCCGATCTGGTCGCCGATCACCGCGCCGCCACCCCCACCGCCGCCATCGTGGCGCTGCTGCCGGATCGCCAGACGGTGGAACGGGACCTGCAGCGGAGACGAGAGCGGCTGCGTGATCTGCCGAGCTGGCGGCTGGCCCGTGAGCGTCAGCGGCTGCTGGATCGGCGGCGGCGGCTGGAGCAACAGGCACCGACAGCCCGCCTGCCACGCCTGCGCCAGGAGCTACAGCAGAAACGGCTTCTGCTGCAGGCGCTTTCGCCTGAACGATGGCTGCAGCGTGGACTGGCCCTGGTGAACGACGCCAGCGGAGCCGCGGTCACCGGCATCAGCGATGTGCAACCCGGTGACAGGCTGACTGTGCAGCTCCGTGATGGTCTGCTCGACACCAGGGTGGATGCCATCCGCCCCGCTTCCGACGCATCGACTCCATGA
- a CDS encoding chlorophyll a/b-binding protein, with product MSDSTQSRFGFVNFAETWNGRLAMLGFVIGLGTELLTGQGILSQIGLG from the coding sequence ATGTCCGACTCCACCCAATCCCGTTTCGGTTTCGTCAACTTCGCTGAGACCTGGAACGGCCGCCTGGCCATGCTCGGCTTCGTCATCGGCCTCGGCACCGAGCTGCTGACCGGCCAGGGCATCCTGTCCCAGATCGGCCTCGGCTGA
- a CDS encoding DUF2973 domain-containing protein, whose product MLSSLFPVLYGVVFVALLWQAFRVMSRGFRAASGPIDEPADRTGRVTVHPELLDNDGRITEEDLLTVRFGGDEEAGSDTSGTTAE is encoded by the coding sequence ATGCTGTCGTCCCTGTTCCCCGTTCTCTACGGCGTCGTGTTCGTGGCGTTGCTGTGGCAGGCGTTCCGCGTGATGAGCCGCGGATTCAGAGCGGCAAGCGGTCCGATTGATGAGCCCGCTGACCGTACAGGCCGTGTCACCGTGCACCCGGAATTGCTCGACAACGACGGGCGGATCACCGAGGAGGATCTGCTGACGGTACGTTTCGGCGGCGACGAGGAGGCCGGCTCAGATACCTCAGGGACCACTGCTGAATAA
- a CDS encoding YihY/virulence factor BrkB family protein: protein MSRRLWHAGLRWSQCDCVDLSAAFAYFTLQSIFPLLLIALAVAAKVFGSTSGMDQVIDAITPLLPPSAVGVVESTLLGLVAQGFGAGLFGVALLVLAASNAYLTLQRGADRLWEEFLPQTTTVVPLKTQAIDFVRGRLEAFLIVVLAASLIVLEQIVFNLGRIPESLMASLLSMWPDAVVVLKTIPFLNVGHVIVPTLWLSLLSLLLQRVLPSRRVPWKPLIPGALLVGVALNVLNSAFSLSIISLGNRFQAYGVIGGVMVLTLWVWLIGVIHYFGQCLSVELASARSTRL, encoded by the coding sequence ATGAGTCGCAGGCTCTGGCATGCAGGACTGCGCTGGTCTCAGTGTGATTGTGTGGACCTCAGTGCTGCTTTCGCATACTTCACTCTGCAGTCGATCTTTCCTCTTTTGTTGATCGCCCTGGCGGTGGCTGCGAAAGTGTTCGGAAGCACCAGTGGCATGGATCAGGTGATCGATGCGATCACGCCTCTGCTGCCCCCTTCGGCGGTGGGTGTTGTTGAGTCAACGCTGCTCGGTCTCGTGGCACAGGGGTTTGGAGCCGGTTTGTTCGGCGTTGCCCTGCTGGTGCTGGCCGCTAGCAATGCTTATCTCACACTGCAGCGGGGAGCGGACCGGCTCTGGGAGGAGTTTCTTCCGCAGACAACAACTGTTGTGCCTCTGAAAACCCAGGCGATCGACTTCGTGCGGGGGCGTCTGGAAGCCTTCCTGATCGTTGTTTTGGCGGCGTCATTGATTGTTCTGGAGCAGATTGTTTTCAATCTCGGCAGGATTCCTGAAAGCCTGATGGCATCGTTGTTGTCCATGTGGCCCGATGCCGTGGTCGTACTGAAGACGATTCCATTTCTGAATGTCGGACATGTCATCGTGCCGACGCTGTGGCTGTCGTTGTTATCTCTGCTGCTTCAACGGGTTCTTCCCAGTCGTCGGGTTCCCTGGAAACCATTGATTCCAGGGGCTCTGCTGGTGGGTGTGGCGTTGAACGTTCTCAACAGTGCCTTCAGCTTGAGCATTATTTCCCTCGGTAATCGTTTTCAGGCTTATGGCGTGATTGGTGGTGTGATGGTGTTGACCTTATGGGTCTGGTTGATCGGTGTGATTCATTACTTTGGCCAGTGTCTGAGTGTTGAACTGGCGAGCGCACGATCCACGCGCTTGTAA
- the xseB gene encoding exodeoxyribonuclease VII small subunit, with protein MNDSESLQDRIKDWRKDASGLSYEEALQALDLILAELQDDAVPMAELQRHVLHGQVYLDHCESLLKTMEEAVVQLDPDTLEPSDDA; from the coding sequence ATGAACGACAGCGAGTCCCTTCAGGACCGGATCAAGGACTGGCGAAAGGACGCCTCCGGACTCAGCTACGAGGAAGCACTGCAGGCCTTGGATCTGATCCTGGCCGAGCTGCAGGATGACGCCGTTCCGATGGCGGAGCTGCAACGGCATGTGCTGCATGGACAGGTCTATCTCGACCATTGCGAGAGCCTGTTGAAGACAATGGAAGAAGCGGTGGTTCAGCTCGACCCCGACACCCTGGAGCCCTCAGACGATGCGTAA
- the hrpB gene encoding ATP-dependent helicase HrpB, whose amino-acid sequence MTAYPIDPLLPRLCEALQPGSTVLLQAPPGAGKTTRVPLALLGALGPMGDNRIREGRIWMIEPRRLAARAAASRLAETLGESVGERVGFSVRGEQQRSAQTQVEVITDGLFLRRLQADPALNGVAVVLFDEFHERRRDADLAFALLQEARPLLQPELAVMLMSATLDLSDLRNRLPEAAVLESEGRAHPVETVHQLPRRDEALPRQVLRAIETHAIELPARSGVLVFLPGLAEIIRCKELLETAGYLRRWRILPLHGQLPLEEQNRALQRCSADHDGTVILASAIAESSVTIDGVRLVIDSGLSRQLRYDPGQGMEGLETVPSSLASADQRRGRAGRQGPGCCVRLWSPAEQQRRPAFSTPELQLADPQPVVLELAAWGAGLGEELPWLEPPPAASLLEGQQQLIALGVLTTDGRLSPSGRLLGQLGTHPRLGVLMLEAHRRGCPELGCDLAALLSERDPLRLRDSGCDLHARLEALKRERRLAPLRQLSRQLRRQLEALKLDPPHDQPEQDASRLILAAFPGWLALQRPGQPGRYRLRQGRGADLVPHDPLTGAEALAVARVDLGSRETRIQLAVAISDATLQSLAAQEGQWQDSAHWDAAAARIRARRRLMLGHLTIREDALPTPDGLQCRDLLLGLLAESRRLDWLPWTDALQQLCRRQDLAHRHLGAPWPQRTPEALLATAEHWLGPVLIGCLRWQDLDPTTLENALWTDLEWGHRQQLETLLPRQVPIPSGRCAALRYEEDEVVLAVKLQEMFGCADSPQLLDGRLPVTLELLSPAGRPLQRTCDLAGFWSGSYADVRRDMRGRYPKHPWPEDPRQAIPTARTKRRPSRPN is encoded by the coding sequence TTGACGGCCTACCCGATCGATCCGCTGTTGCCGCGGCTCTGCGAAGCGCTGCAACCGGGATCCACAGTGCTGCTCCAGGCTCCTCCAGGAGCTGGCAAGACGACCCGCGTGCCTCTGGCTCTGCTGGGCGCCCTGGGCCCGATGGGCGACAACCGCATCCGGGAGGGGCGGATCTGGATGATCGAACCCCGACGCCTGGCTGCCAGAGCCGCTGCTTCCCGCCTGGCGGAGACCCTTGGGGAAAGCGTCGGTGAGCGGGTCGGCTTCTCGGTCCGCGGCGAGCAGCAACGCTCGGCACAGACGCAGGTGGAGGTGATCACCGATGGCCTGTTTCTGCGACGGCTGCAGGCCGACCCGGCTCTCAATGGTGTGGCCGTGGTGCTGTTCGACGAATTCCACGAACGTCGTCGGGACGCCGATCTTGCCTTCGCACTGCTGCAGGAAGCCCGTCCGCTGCTGCAACCGGAGCTGGCGGTGATGCTGATGTCAGCCACGCTCGATCTCTCCGACCTGCGGAACCGTCTGCCGGAGGCCGCCGTGCTGGAAAGCGAGGGGCGGGCTCACCCTGTGGAGACCGTTCACCAGCTCCCCCGGCGCGATGAGGCCCTGCCTCGTCAGGTCCTCAGGGCGATCGAAACCCACGCCATCGAGCTGCCCGCACGCAGCGGTGTGCTGGTGTTCCTGCCGGGCCTGGCGGAGATCATCCGGTGCAAGGAACTGCTGGAGACAGCTGGATACCTGCGGCGCTGGCGGATCCTGCCGCTGCATGGCCAGCTGCCCCTGGAGGAGCAGAACCGTGCCCTGCAGCGCTGCAGCGCTGACCATGACGGAACGGTGATCCTCGCCAGCGCCATCGCGGAAAGCTCGGTGACCATCGACGGCGTGCGCCTGGTGATCGACAGCGGACTCAGCCGGCAGCTGCGCTACGACCCCGGGCAGGGCATGGAAGGCCTGGAGACAGTCCCCTCCAGCCTGGCCAGCGCCGATCAACGCCGCGGACGGGCAGGACGCCAGGGACCGGGCTGCTGCGTGCGGCTCTGGTCTCCAGCGGAACAGCAGCGGCGGCCGGCCTTCAGCACGCCGGAACTGCAGCTGGCGGATCCGCAGCCCGTGGTGCTGGAACTGGCAGCCTGGGGCGCAGGCCTCGGGGAGGAGCTTCCCTGGCTCGAGCCACCGCCTGCGGCATCGCTGCTGGAGGGCCAGCAACAGCTGATCGCCCTTGGGGTCCTGACCACCGACGGGAGGCTGAGCCCCTCCGGCAGGCTGCTGGGCCAGCTGGGCACGCATCCGCGCCTGGGGGTGCTGATGCTGGAGGCACACCGACGGGGCTGTCCCGAACTCGGATGTGATCTGGCGGCTCTGCTGAGCGAACGGGACCCGCTGCGTCTACGCGACAGCGGTTGCGACCTGCACGCCCGGCTCGAGGCTCTCAAACGGGAGAGACGGCTGGCCCCGCTGCGACAGCTCAGCCGTCAGCTGCGCCGCCAGCTGGAGGCGCTGAAGCTCGATCCTCCCCATGACCAACCGGAGCAGGACGCTTCCCGGCTGATCCTGGCGGCGTTTCCAGGCTGGCTGGCACTGCAGCGTCCCGGCCAGCCGGGCCGCTACCGGTTGCGTCAGGGACGCGGAGCCGATCTGGTGCCGCATGACCCACTGACAGGGGCCGAGGCGCTGGCGGTGGCACGGGTGGACCTCGGCAGTCGCGAGACCCGCATTCAGCTCGCCGTGGCGATCAGCGACGCCACGCTGCAGAGCCTGGCCGCGCAGGAGGGGCAGTGGCAGGACAGCGCGCACTGGGATGCCGCCGCAGCACGGATCCGGGCAAGGCGAAGGCTGATGCTGGGGCATCTCACGATCCGAGAGGACGCTCTGCCGACCCCGGACGGACTCCAGTGCCGCGATCTGCTGCTGGGTCTGCTGGCGGAGTCGCGCCGCCTCGACTGGCTGCCCTGGACCGATGCCCTGCAACAGCTCTGTCGGCGCCAGGATCTGGCCCATCGCCATCTGGGAGCTCCCTGGCCGCAGAGAACGCCTGAGGCATTGCTCGCCACGGCGGAGCACTGGCTCGGCCCGGTCCTGATCGGCTGCCTCCGCTGGCAGGACCTGGATCCCACCACCCTGGAGAACGCTCTTTGGACAGACCTGGAGTGGGGGCATCGACAGCAACTGGAGACACTGCTGCCCCGCCAGGTTCCGATCCCGTCCGGACGGTGCGCCGCTTTGCGCTACGAAGAGGATGAAGTGGTCCTTGCCGTGAAGCTGCAGGAGATGTTCGGCTGCGCTGACAGCCCTCAACTGCTCGATGGACGATTGCCGGTGACGCTCGAACTGCTCTCCCCGGCCGGGCGGCCTTTGCAGCGGACCTGCGACCTGGCTGGCTTCTGGAGCGGAAGTTACGCCGACGTCCGACGCGACATGCGCGGGCGCTATCCGAAGCACCCCTGGCCGGAGGATCCACGCCAGGCGATCCCCACCGCCCGAACAAAACGACGGCCATCGCGTCCGAACTGA
- a CDS encoding DUF2834 domain-containing protein, producing MRKVLPWIYLALALLGAVLPWRANLEFIAESGGQAFDLPRFIADASSTAAARSLSSDLLIGASAVSLWICTEGPRLKIRAWWVAILVSFSVSFACGAPLFLFLRERHLLAQESEPAS from the coding sequence ATGCGTAAGGTTCTGCCCTGGATCTATCTGGCCCTGGCCTTGCTCGGAGCTGTGCTCCCCTGGCGCGCCAATCTGGAGTTCATCGCGGAAAGCGGGGGTCAGGCCTTTGATCTGCCGCGTTTCATCGCCGACGCCTCCAGCACAGCCGCCGCCCGCTCACTGAGCTCAGACCTGCTGATCGGCGCTTCGGCCGTGAGCCTCTGGATCTGCACCGAAGGCCCACGGCTGAAGATCCGCGCCTGGTGGGTGGCGATCCTGGTGAGCTTCAGCGTGTCATTCGCCTGTGGGGCCCCCCTGTTTCTGTTTCTGCGGGAGCGCCACCTGCTGGCTCAGGAGTCGGAACCGGCATCCTGA